The nucleotide window GCATCCGCCGCGGCGATTTCTAGACAGGCCACTGGCGGGCCGCACCAGCCTCCAGCCCAACTGGCCAGGCGGCGAAGGAGAGGCAGGCAAGCCACCCTCCTGTAGGGAGTAGCCTGGCCAAGCGCCGCCGCGGCGTCGGCGGCTGCTTCCCCCGGCCCGCTTTGCCTCAGCAGAGCAGGCGGGAGCAAGGGCCTCCTACGCGGCGGCGAGGCTACCGGCCAGACTACCCCCTCGGCTTCCCACCACAGGAAGGATCGCCGGTCTTGCGGCCTTATTTCTTGCTGGCACCAGGCAGAATACGGTTCAGGCGTGTGCCGCAGACGGGACAGGTACCCTGCAGCGCCGCCCTTCCATTCTTCATCGTCACCTGATGCGCATCCTTGATCTCCCGCTTCTCTTTGCACTTGACACAATACGCCATGTCTGCCATAACTTACATTCCTTTCCGTCTAAAGCTTATGTACACGACAAACGACCGTCAGTCACGGTAGTTAATCGTGCCCTGCCCCTCGTACTTCACGAAGGACAGAGGCTATCTAGGTACACGACAATATTACTCTCTCTGGTTCATTTCCCGAAAGCATAGGGCTGGATTGGCTATGCAAACTGTCTCTCTCCCTGTGCTATAGTAAAATCCAGAGCCTTGCCGCCCGCCTGTCACAGTAGAAAGAAAGGCACAATACCCTTCCTACCAAGAAGAACAGAGAAGATCAGCACCATCAACAAAAGCGGCAGCAAGCGACTCTACTGTTACTGTCGGCAAGATACGAGGAATGTCTGTGAGGGATCTTGACCCAGAACGAGGCGTACCTGGTGCCTCTAGCGACGCGCAGACTCGCCACGATCCCTATCGGGCCCTGCGCTACCGCAACTTTCGTCTGCTCTTTATCGGCATCTTTCTCTCGTCAATCGGCGAGCAGATGGTCACGGTGGCCATCGGCTGGGAGCTGTACGACCGCACGCGCTCGGCGCTGGCCCTGGGGCTGGTCGGTCTGGTACAGGTGCTGCCGGTGCTCTGTCTCTCGCTGCTCGCCGGCCATCTGGCGGACCGCCTGAATCGGCGCCGCATGGTCATGCTGGCGCAGGCCGTTCTGGCCTTCTGCTCCCTGGGGCTACTGCTCCTCTCCTGGCAGCGGGGTCCGCTCTGGCTCATCTATGGCTGTCTGCTGCTCATCGGCACAGCCACAGCCTTCAACGAGCCGGCCAGTGCAGCGCTTCTGCCCCAGACATTGCCGCCGGCCCT belongs to Thermogemmatispora onikobensis and includes:
- a CDS encoding DUF5679 domain-containing protein encodes the protein MADMAYCVKCKEKREIKDAHQVTMKNGRAALQGTCPVCGTRLNRILPGASKK